The following are encoded in a window of Sinomonas cyclohexanicum genomic DNA:
- a CDS encoding dihydroorotase encodes MTPSPRYLVRGASLYGEKAADLLIADGVIAGIGPGLDASGATVVDAEGLVALPGLVDVHTHLREPGREDAETVETGSRAAALGGYTAVHAMANSNPVADTAGVVEQVAHLGRRAGWVDVRPVGAVTVGLKGERLAELGAMAESAAAVRMFSDDGMCVHDPVLMRRALEYVKAFDGVVAQHAQEPRLTEGAQMNEGSVSSILGLPGWPAVAEESIIARDVLLAQHVGSRLHVCHVSTAGSVEIIRWAKARGINVTAEVTPHHLLLTDELVRSYDPVYKVNPPLRTHDDVEALRAALADGTIDVVGTDHAPHPSEHKDCEWVQAAMGMTGLETALSVVQLAMVETGLAGWRDVARAMSEVPARIGRVADQGRPLAEGEPAHVTLVDPAARWTVDPSVQATKGRNSPFAGRELPGRVVATFYAGHPTVLDGALNAPHPAHAPQGAVEA; translated from the coding sequence ATGACGCCTTCGCCCCGCTACCTCGTCCGCGGCGCGTCGCTGTACGGAGAGAAGGCCGCCGACCTCCTCATCGCCGACGGCGTGATCGCCGGGATCGGCCCGGGACTGGACGCGTCCGGCGCGACCGTGGTCGACGCCGAGGGCCTTGTGGCCCTGCCCGGTCTCGTGGACGTCCACACCCATCTGCGCGAACCCGGCCGCGAGGACGCCGAGACCGTCGAGACGGGCTCGCGCGCCGCTGCGCTCGGGGGCTACACCGCGGTCCACGCCATGGCCAACTCGAACCCGGTGGCGGACACGGCCGGCGTCGTCGAGCAGGTCGCCCACCTCGGCCGCCGCGCGGGCTGGGTCGACGTGCGCCCGGTCGGCGCCGTGACCGTCGGCCTGAAGGGCGAACGCCTCGCCGAGCTCGGCGCCATGGCGGAGTCTGCCGCCGCGGTGCGGATGTTCTCGGACGACGGCATGTGCGTCCATGACCCCGTGCTCATGCGCCGCGCCCTCGAGTATGTCAAGGCGTTCGACGGCGTCGTGGCCCAGCACGCGCAGGAGCCGCGCCTCACCGAGGGCGCCCAGATGAACGAGGGCTCCGTCTCCTCGATCCTGGGCCTGCCGGGGTGGCCCGCGGTGGCCGAGGAGAGCATCATCGCGCGCGACGTCCTGCTCGCCCAGCACGTCGGCTCGCGGCTCCACGTCTGCCACGTCTCCACCGCGGGGTCGGTGGAGATCATCCGCTGGGCCAAGGCCCGGGGGATCAACGTCACGGCCGAGGTCACCCCGCACCACCTCCTGCTCACGGACGAGCTCGTGCGCTCCTACGATCCGGTCTACAAGGTGAACCCGCCCCTGCGGACGCACGACGACGTCGAGGCGCTCCGGGCAGCGCTGGCCGACGGGACCATCGACGTCGTGGGCACCGACCACGCCCCGCACCCGAGCGAGCACAAGGACTGCGAGTGGGTCCAGGCCGCGATGGGCATGACGGGGCTCGAGACCGCGCTCTCCGTGGTCCAGCTCGCTATGGTCGAGACGGGCCTCGCGGGCTGGCGCGACGTGGCGCGCGCGATGTCCGAGGTCCCGGCCCGGATCGGCCGCGTCGCGGACCAGGGCCGGCCTCTCGCTGAAGGGGAGCCCGCGCACGTCACGCTCGTGGACCCGGCCGCCCGCTGGACGGTCGACCCCTCGGTCCAGGCCACGAAGGGCCGCAACTCGCCGTTCGCCGGCAGGGAGCTCCCCGGACGAGTCGTCGCGACGTTCTATGCGGGCCACCCCACGGTGCTCGACGGCGCGCTCAACGCCCCGCACCCGGCCCACGCGCCGCAGGGCGCGGTGGAGGCATGA
- a CDS encoding aspartate carbamoyltransferase catalytic subunit yields MRHLLSTRDLSVEDAIRILDTAEEMSAVNSREVKKLPALRGRTVVNLFFEDSTRTRISFEAAAKRLSADVINFAAKGSSVSKGESLKDTAQTLEAIGADAVVIRHYASGAAHRLAVTDWINAAVVNAGDGTHEHPTQALLDAFTLRRHLARVAGSPSTGADLAGAKVIVVGDILHSRVARSDVWLLTTLGAHVTLVAPPTLLPIGVEGWPCEVSYDLDDAIASGPDAIMMLRVQAERMNASFFPSTGEYSRRWGLGDERFARLDELGLKDTVIMHPGPMVRGLEISSSAADSERSQVLKQVANGVSVRMAVLYLLMSGGLAGTPTAAPQLKETAS; encoded by the coding sequence ATGAGGCACCTGCTCTCCACCCGTGACCTCTCGGTCGAGGACGCGATCCGCATCCTCGACACCGCGGAGGAGATGAGCGCCGTCAACTCCCGTGAGGTGAAGAAGCTCCCCGCCCTGCGCGGCCGCACGGTCGTGAACCTGTTCTTCGAGGACTCGACCCGTACCCGCATCTCCTTCGAGGCCGCGGCCAAGCGCCTCTCGGCGGACGTCATCAACTTCGCGGCCAAGGGCTCCTCGGTGTCGAAGGGCGAGTCGCTCAAGGACACGGCGCAGACGCTCGAGGCGATCGGGGCCGACGCCGTCGTGATCCGCCACTACGCCTCGGGCGCGGCGCACCGCCTTGCCGTGACCGACTGGATCAACGCGGCCGTGGTCAACGCGGGGGACGGGACCCACGAACACCCCACTCAGGCACTCCTGGACGCCTTCACGCTGCGGCGGCACCTGGCCCGGGTCGCCGGCAGTCCGTCCACGGGGGCCGATCTGGCCGGTGCGAAGGTCATCGTCGTCGGAGACATCCTGCACTCGCGGGTGGCGCGCTCGGACGTGTGGCTCCTGACGACGCTCGGCGCGCACGTGACGCTGGTGGCCCCGCCCACGCTCCTGCCGATCGGCGTCGAGGGCTGGCCGTGCGAGGTCTCCTACGACCTCGACGACGCGATCGCCTCCGGCCCGGACGCCATCATGATGCTGCGCGTCCAGGCCGAACGCATGAACGCCTCCTTCTTCCCCTCGACGGGGGAGTACTCGCGTCGCTGGGGCCTGGGCGACGAGCGGTTCGCCCGCCTCGACGAGCTCGGCCTCAAGGACACCGTCATCATGCATCCCGGCCCGATGGTCCGCGGACTCGAGATCTCCTCGTCCGCCGCCGACTCTGAACGTTCACAAGTGCTCAAGCAGGTCGCCAACGGCGTCTCGGTGCGGATGGCCGTGCTCTACCTGCTCATGTCCGGCGGCCTCGCGGGGACCCCCACGGCCGCACCCCAGCTGAAGGAGACCGCTTCATGA
- the pyrR gene encoding bifunctional pyr operon transcriptional regulator/uracil phosphoribosyltransferase PyrR codes for MAPASAENRGGDENSGDEYKGGSGRVVLASGDIDRALTRIAHEILEANRGPEGLVLLGIPRRGYPLAVRLAAKLAAADPAVDPASVVGQLDITMFRDDLARQPTRPPAPTTLPAGGIDDKVVVLVDDVLYSGRTIRAALDALVDLGRPRSVRLAVLVDRGHRELPIRADHVGKNLPTSRAEKVSVRLTEVDPGIGSDFVAIDSPEGGADA; via the coding sequence GTGGCACCTGCCTCTGCAGAAAATCGCGGCGGGGACGAGAACAGCGGGGACGAGTACAAGGGCGGCTCCGGCCGCGTCGTCCTCGCGTCTGGCGACATCGACCGGGCGCTCACCCGCATCGCGCATGAGATCCTCGAGGCCAATCGGGGACCCGAAGGCCTTGTCCTCCTCGGCATCCCCCGCCGGGGATACCCGCTCGCCGTCCGTTTGGCCGCCAAGCTCGCCGCGGCGGACCCCGCCGTCGACCCAGCCTCGGTCGTGGGACAGCTCGACATCACGATGTTCCGCGACGACCTCGCGCGCCAGCCCACGCGGCCCCCGGCCCCGACCACCCTGCCCGCGGGCGGCATCGATGACAAGGTGGTTGTACTCGTCGACGACGTCCTCTACTCGGGGCGCACCATCCGGGCCGCCCTGGACGCCCTCGTGGACCTTGGCCGTCCCCGGTCGGTACGCCTCGCGGTCCTCGTGGACCGCGGTCACCGTGAGCTGCCCATCCGTGCCGACCACGTCGGCAAGAACCTCCCCACGTCGCGCGCGGAGAAGGTGAGCGTCCGGCTCACCGAGGTGGATCCCGGGATCGGTTCGGACTTCGTGGCCATCGACTCGCCCGAGGGCGGTGCCGACGCATGA